In one Misgurnus anguillicaudatus chromosome 1, ASM2758022v2, whole genome shotgun sequence genomic region, the following are encoded:
- the cdnf gene encoding cerebral dopamine neurotrophic factor — protein sequence MFLTNSFATPLSLFLLCIVLFPVTDAEECEVCANFLERLYNSLVLRHTELSPELVEEGLIKTCAQASGKENRLCYYLGASSDAAAKVTGEVSRPLSAHVPVQKICQRLQRRDSQICELRYEHPVLDWSRDVLSKMRVLELKRVLASWGEECKACLEKSEFIDLIQEVAPKHSTAQHRTYAEEL from the exons ATGTTTTTAACCAACTCCTTTGCCACTCCCTTGTCACTTTttcttttatgtattgttttattcCCTGTTACTGATGCGGAAGAATGCGAAG TGTGTGCGAATTTCCTGGAGCGCCTTTACAACTCACTAGTTCTCCGGCATACCGAGCTTTCCCCAGAGCTGGTGGAGGAGGGTCTCATCAAAACATGTGCTCAGGCTTCAGGGAAAGAGAACAGACTT tgTTATTACCTCGGAGCCTCAAGTGATGCAGCAGCCAAAGTGACAGGTGAGGTGAGCCGCCCCCTCAGTGCACACGTTCCTGTCCAGAAAATCTGCCAAAGACTTCAACGCAGAGACAGCCAAATCTGTGAGCTTAGATACG AACATCCGGTGCTGGACTGGAGCAGAgatgttttgtctaaaatgcGAGTGCTGGAGCTGAAGCGAGTATTGGCCTCATGGGGTGAAGAGTGCAAAGCCTGTTTAGAGAAGAGTGAATTTATAGATCTCATCCAGGAGGTGGCCCCCAAACACAGCACAGCGCAGCACAGGACATATGCAGAGGAGCTCTGA
- the hspa14 gene encoding heat shock 70 kDa protein 14, translating to MAAIGVHFGYTCACVAIFKDGRADVVANDAGDRVTPAVVAYRETEQIVGIAAKQGRIRNATNTVVKVKQILGRRYDDPDAQAHREESKCIVVNKGDLPRYEIDTGETTKCVSPDDVAKLIFHKMKETAQSALGSDVKDAVITVPFEFGEMQKNALRQAAESSGFNVLRLIHEPSAALLAYGIGQDSPLGKSHVLVYKLGGTSLTVTILEVNSGMYRVLATQTDHRTGGESFTLELAKHLAAEFKKTYKQDVTGNPRAMLKLMNSADMAKHTLSTLGSANCFVDSLYDGMDFECNVSRARFELICSSLFSKSIQPIKSLLEQVNLSTSDINKVVLCGGSARIPKLQQMIRDLFPDVELLNSIPPDEVIPIGAAMQAGILVGKESLALGEDSITVDCCASDITVKEVDDSGEEVFTVLFPSGTPLPARRQHTLQGPGSLSSVSLELYQAQRAIAQIVLGDLEPKDEMHDIVTVLTMKRDGSLHVTCTEQGSGKSEAVTIETAAAAS from the exons ATGGCTGCTATCGGCGTGCACTTTGGATACACATGTGCCTGTGTTGCTATATTTAAG GATGGGCGAGCAGATGTTGTGGCTAATGATGCCGGGGACAGAGTTACACCAGCTGTGGTGGCATACAGAGAGACTGAACAG ataGTTGGAATCGCTGCCAAGCAGGGAAGAATACGAAACGCCACCAATACTGTTGTCAAAGTGAAGCAGATCCTGGGCAGACGCTATG ATGACCCAGATGCCCAGGCACACAGAGAAGAAAGCAAGTGCATT GTTGTCAACAAAGGTGACCTACCTAGGTATGAAATCGACACGGGGGAGACAACGAAATGTGTGTCGCCTGATGATGTAGCTAAATTAATCTTTCATAAAATGAAAG AGACGGCACAGTCAGCATTGGGTTCAGATGTGAAAGATGCGGTCATTACAGTGCCTTTTGAGTTTGGAGAAATGCAGAAGAATGCACTTAG GCAAGCTGCCGAAAGTTCCGGGTTTAATGTTCTCCGGCTGATTCACGAACCGTCTGCTGCCCTTTTGGCTTATGGTATTGGACAGGACTCACCGCTGGGGAAAAG TCATGTCCTTGTGTACAAACTTGGAGGCACATCGCTGACCGTCACCATCCTTGAGGTGAACAGTGGAATGTACCGAGTCCTTGCGACGCAGACAGATCACAGGACGGGAGGAGAGAGCTTCACACTTGAGCTCGCAAAGCATCTTGCCGCAGAGTTCAAAAA GACGTATAAGCAGGATGTGACTGGTAACCCTAGGGCGATGCTAAAGCTTATGAATAGTGCCGATATGGCCAAGCACACACTGTCTACCCTGGGCAGCGCTAATTGCTTCGTGGATTCTCTTTATGATGGCATGGACTTTGAGTGCAATGTGTCGAG AGCCCGTTTTGAGCTGATATGCTCCAGCCTCTTCAGTAAAAGCATTCAGCCAATCAAAAGTCTCCTTGAGCAAGTAAACCTGTCCACCTCAGACATCAACAAG GTCGTTCTTTGTGGAGGCTCAGCTCGAATTCCCAAGTTGCAACAGATGATCAGAGATCTGTTCCCAGACGTGGAGCTGCTGAACTCCATCCCCCCAGATGAGGTCATTCCAATAGGCGCTGCCATGCAGGCTGGCATCCTGGTGGGAAAAGAGAGCCTGGCACTCGGAGAAGATTCCATCACTGTAGACTGCTGCGCCAGTGACATCACTGTCAAG GAGGTAGATGACTCAGGCGAGGAGGTTTTCACTGTTTTGTTCCCATCCGGCACACCTCTCCCTGCCCGCCGCCAACACACACTACAGGGTCCTGGCAGCCTGTCGTCAGTCAGCCTGGAGCTGTACCAGGCACAGCGAGCCATCGCACAGATTG TACTTGGAGATCTGGAACCTAAAGATGAGATGCACGACATTGTCACAGTTCTTACAATGAAGag AGATGGTTCACTGCATGTGACGTGCACAGAGCAGGGCAGTGGCAAATCTGAAGCCGTTACCATAGAAACGGCAGCGGCAGCATCATAA